The following DNA comes from Hypomesus transpacificus isolate Combined female chromosome 5, fHypTra1, whole genome shotgun sequence.
TTCATTAACAATCATTAACAATGCATGTCCCTGTGATGCCAGAAGGAATGAGTGGAGGTTTAACAGGTCTGATACACTTAGTctttgctttggataaagcgtctgctaaatggacaAAAAATTTAAGTATAGTAGGCTACCTATCCTGTCCTCTAACCCACAACGAAGGGTGCATTAATGATGTTTTTACATTGTATTAATTTGGCAggcgcttttattcaaagcaatGTGCAAATGGAGTATTTCGAaaacataaacatttaaaataattaaCATAAAATTATTAGTAGTAGTATGAGGAGTAGCAGTGTTACCTCCTTGTTCTTGCAGGTTCCACACAGGCAGCCGAACAGGCCGTTGATCATCTGGAAGGCACACAGCACCAGCTGTAGCCCGCTGGCGACCAGCAGCGTGGAGAACAGACCCACGTTAAACTCCACCACGTTCTTGGGTTCCGTGCACAAGGACCACAGGTTTTTGTCGTTCAGGTAGCTGTCATCTCTGGCGGATGGAGAAATCACAGAATCACATTTGTAGATCATCTCTCTGATGTTGTTTATGTGGCACTGTGCTATGTTATACTgtagttgagatgttattgttgcactgtattagagatattgtttttgttgtaccATGCCTGGTAGCTGGGATgtgtctggtaaatacagagaacATTTTAGGAATCAACTCACCTGTCTTTGAAGGGTGTGGCCCAAACCAGCAGTACTTTACAGTAGGGCCCGTTAATGAGGCCTACCATAGCCACACAGAAGCTGTAAAGAGCTCCAGCAACGCCAACAGCAGCAAATGCAATAGACAGAAACATCTGTGGACACATAGCAAGGCCCCATAAGGGTGTGTGAACACTGAGGCTTCGGAATGGAAAACAATATCAGTGCAAACAAATCAATCACCAGCAAGGCATTCGTCAGACCAGGAAATCTATGACCGGGTTCTGTCCATGTGTGTTTCCCCGCACCGTGCCAGGTAGCTGAGATATGGTCACTTTGCACAGTGCTTTGTAAATACACAATGTTCCCTGAACCCCAAAATACTGTTACTATAACAAATACTGAACTGTAAGATCTGTTATGGCACTTCTGATCCCTGTTTGCCTTCTGTACTTTCtaaatgcactatttgtatgtctcTTTGGATCACAGTGTTTGCTCTACATGCAAACGGTAAAAAGCAGTTATTTGTGCTTTGGTTAAAGTATGGAGCATGCCATCTTGGCTAGATCTGTCTAGAGCTACTAAGATAAAGTGCGGTTCACAATATTCAAAACTACTATCAGGACACAAAGATGACCGTCTCATAAAAGGCATGAGGAGATACACCCGCACtcgctcattctctctctcttttcttgctttctttctgCACTGTAAAGAGACGCACTCCTTTTCTCCACGTAAAAGAAGACTCACCCCACAGCGATTGGCACAGCAACCTTCTTTTCCAGTTAAATGGATGTGAATGGCTGGCACCAGTACCTGGTGAAGGGTGAACAGGTAGGCAACACATAACATACAGATTGACGACAATATTTGACAACATATGGGTTTTTACAAAACCATTTGTTGGGTGTTTCATATGTAGCACTATATGTCATaattattatcatcattataAACATCGACACATTTCCATCTTCATCATTCAGACAGCACATAGGGGATGGGTATAGCACAGAGGCATTTGACTTACCATGACGCCCCCTCCAATGAGCCCCCCCATGTACTTCACCTCCTCGGTTATGTATCCATCTTTGGCATACTTCACCTCCCAGCCTGGGAAGAACAGGATGATGTTACAGATGATGGAGATGAGAGCCAGGGGGTACAGGGTCACCCCGATGAATTTGGAGCACTTTCCCGTGCACatgctgtcacttcctgtctgggagGTCTACGGGGTCCAGAGGTGGTGCCTTGGTTATTCCACACAAAGGTAGACTGATCAGACGAAGATGTTGATGTGGCACACTGGATCAGATTCCTAGGAAGGACTTATGAGAGCACGGTCACAGTTTGTCTTCTCATGTGTGTATTCAGGTCACGCCCTAAAaactgagagggagagcaggttgAGCCTGAGCGGTGTGAGATGTGGGGAGTGGAGTTAGACCCATATTTGGATCTGTTCTTTCCAGTCAGTGGCAAATACACTTTGTGTTGTCATGGTAGCCAGCTATGATAACACACATATAGAGAAAGGAGGATGTCCATGTGTTATCTTGGTTAACAACCTGTCGTGCGGTGATTACAAACTAAAATAAAACACTTGTCTGTTGTACCATTTCTGTTCTCTCATCCCCCGTCAAACAACGTTTCTGAGtgaattatttattttgaaCAAACACCAGTCAACATACATGTACAAAGCAACAAAGGAAGCCCTCTGAGCACAACGTAATCAGTTCTATGAAGATCTAGGTGCTTTGTTTTGATAAGATACCAGCTTTGTCTGGAAGGGAAATGTGGGTGTTACAACAACGTAAGGAAAGATAGAGATGCTGCAGCCATCTCTTTATTCTTCCACAAAAACACTTATTTTGGTGAAATATGCTCTGTATACTTAAGGCTCCAGTGCATGTGGGTGTAACCCATGGTTATTTACATTGTACTCGGCTGTGATCTTGAACTCTGGACTAGAAGCCCAGTTGTAAAAGGGGCTCTGACTCATCCACATAAACCGAAAAACATTGATAAAACAAACAGGCGTTAAACATAGATAACCCTAATGACACAGTCCCGGCTGTAAAACATTGATGAGAGACTGGGCACTAACCTTCATGAGCCTCAGGATTGGAATGTTATTTATAAAGTATAGCCTACCATTTTGAATGTCTCACAGGAAATGCTTAGTTCCAGATAAACTGACTATTTATTAACTAATATTTATGGACTGACTATTTATTAACTAATGATTTGAGTTTAGCAATACATCACCTTGCATTGAAAGACCTTATCTGTGTCATGTGTTTAATCAGTCATTTTAACAGAGCTGCTACACCACAATAAAAAACATCAGTTATTATCTTCTTCCTCTTGTACTTCTCTACTAAGATGCATCCCTCGTGGTTCAGTGAAAATACCAGAGaactaaaaaaaaatatatagagcATACAGAAAGGCTATACATAACACCACAAAATAACAACACAAACCTTTAAGATTTCTAGGATTCAGTGAGAGGTTGCAGGTAAATATGTACTTTAAAACTGACAGCATCATATACATACATTCACTTGACTTAAAAGAGCTCAGTAAATGCAGGTGAGTTGGACATCGTCTGTTGAAtccaagaaaaaaaatattttatgttGAGTGCAGAGAGATATCGTTTCCGTATGAGAATATTTGATTACACTCACGTGAGTCATTTTCCTGACATCAGGATCTGGAGAATGTGTTTCCACAAAAATAGTGGGTCAACATTCCTGAACGCACAGTTCGAAAGATGGCCACTTCGGGTGTTGAAACGCTGTCACCTACCAAACAGTTTTTATTAACTTACTTAATACCAGAGAAATGTTATGACAGGTTTTTCGTCGACATAAACTTTATGCACGGTGAGCAATGCATTATATACCATCACGACTAACATTAACATGAATTCCACTAATTCGCTAATGTCTTTACAGAAGTGTTGGAGGTTCTAAACCTTTCCTAGGTTATGAATCTGTCTACATTTTGTTTTGCGAAATACATCGTTTTGTTTGCCTAATACGGATATACAACTTTGCATGAccctttacagtttttttttcgtGTTTTTGAATATTATGTGTTTTGTGTGACCAGTTCCGTGTCTGAAGATTGTATTGAGCAAATTTGCAGGAGTATGGATTCTGCTTGGCGTCGTgctaggtaaaaaaaaatcactttCAGGTTCTGCTTTTTCTGGTTGGCTTTCTTGTTCAAGCCCCGCCTGTCTGTGATCCCCCATACCCCTTCAGCACAGATACCGCAGGTGTGGACGGTGTGGAAGGCCGGGAATGCGGAGGGTCTCAGCCTCACCTCGCTTCTTCTCCAGCTGTATGTTTTAACTGAGCCTGTGGTTTACTGCATGGCTAACAACTTCCCCGTCAGGTACAAATTATGCAGCCTGAAACATGAACACCTCACGGGCAGGGCAACAGATATCACAAGGCTAACATCTAATATATCTAATATAACATATTCATCCTATAAAATGCTAATGTACGCCTTTTTTGCTTGTGTGCTCGCCCATGTTTCCTCAGCGCCTGGAGTGAGAGAGTGTTCACTCTTCTCCAGACCCTGTCTCTGGTCTTCCTGGTCCTACGCTACCGTGGAGACACTGCCAAAGGTGCGAGCTTAGGACATGCATAAACTACCCAAACCAGCTACTTAATTCCATTAACAGTTCAAGCATAAAGCAAACGCTAAATCTTATCCGAAGCCTTGTACTATTAGTACATGTAGAAAGTACAACATAAGATCAGTGAAAATGATGATTCAAGGATCCTAAGTTGCTTAGAGATATTGAAGTTGGTGTCCGCTGTGTtgtgttgcttgtgtgtgtgtgttagggctgtTGGTGGTGATGGCGTACTGTGGGGCGGTGCTCCTGCTGGCGTCCTCTCTGATCCCTCCCTACATCCTCTCTGGGATGCAGTCCTCCGTCATAGGAGCTGTGGTTGCAAGCAAGGTACTTTTACATttatccatttagcagacgcttttatccaaagcgacttccaaaagagagctttacaaaagtgcataggtcactgattataacatcgcgggtaaccaaaacatgaagcatacattgtgaaaaaccaaataagtgccaaagggaagaaccataagagcatgtagttaaaaaatatacaattaaacaacatgaaccttgaAAAGTGTAAGAATGTACCTGTGGACCTTTTGACACCTGAGTCTCTTTAAACGGCGATGGTGTACCACTCCCTAAAGTGACTCGGCTCATGTGGTTGAATGAGGGTCTGACTGCTGCTGTGTGGTGGGTAATGTGTGTCCAGGCAGTTCAGGTGTGGACTAACTACTGCAGTGGGACCACAGGTCAGCTGTCTggtctggctgtgtgtctggccTTCGCTGGCTCCCTCGCTCTCATTTTCACTTCCCTGCAGGTATGGTGCCTGAATACTTAAACCCACTCACTTACAGTTTTATA
Coding sequences within:
- the tm4sf21a gene encoding transmembrane 4 L6 family member 4, with amino-acid sequence MCTGKCSKFIGVTLYPLALISIICNIILFFPGWEVKYAKDGYITEEVKYMGGLIGGGVMVLVPAIHIHLTGKEGCCANRCGMFLSIAFAAVGVAGALYSFCVAMVGLINGPYCKVLLVWATPFKDRDDSYLNDKNLWSLCTEPKNVVEFNVGLFSTLLVASGLQLVLCAFQMINGLFGCLCGTCKNKETY
- the LOC124468082 gene encoding mannose-P-dolichol utilization defect 1 protein-like, which gives rise to MATSGVETLSPTKQFLLTYLIPEKCYDRFFVDINFMHVPCLKIVLSKFAGVWILLGVVLAQIPQVWTVWKAGNAEGLSLTSLLLQLYVLTEPVVYCMANNFPVSAWSERVFTLLQTLSLVFLVLRYRGDTAKGLLVVMAYCGAVLLLASSLIPPYILSGMQSSVIGAVVASKAVQVWTNYCSGTTGQLSGLAVCLAFAGSLALIFTSLQETGQSLSTLSHAVASCLCCLLLAQIWYYRSPTSSVKEKEA